Proteins encoded within one genomic window of Eleutherodactylus coqui strain aEleCoq1 chromosome 1, aEleCoq1.hap1, whole genome shotgun sequence:
- the LOC136622593 gene encoding apolipoprotein L3-like: MGTTWVAPSLKCSSGQLYKKKIRNKKKVDEYKKKSKAEYEHTKKRIKEVTEYQRSIVEDLLTVISDCNKKLLAIAKDLDILHRGATIASVTGSSFGIVGGITTLAGLALAPVTFGTSLMVTAIGVGVAAGGGIAGASASILNIVNTKRKCSEAEDIVKTVDGKLKTFETVCKKQHSLIKALEAMENTGEIADALRSGGRVALVGLELGRLAQLEKLSAVAASGAQLAARGVKVVTAVTVGFAALFMFIDAVFLVKGIQELENDTKTKEATEIRKYVEAFQKLHQDLKGVAEKIAVIECI, translated from the exons AAAGTTGACGAATACAAAAAGAAATCA AAAGCTGAATATGAACATACAAAGAAACGG ATAAAGGAAGTCACTGAATATCAAAGAAGCATTGTGGAAGATTTGCTGACCGTTATATCAGATTGCaataaaaaattgttagcaaTTGCGAAGGATTTGGACATTTTACACAGAGGAGCCACCATCGCCAGTGTCACAGGAAGTTCATTTGGAATTGTTGGAGGCATCACCACCCTCGCTGGCCTGGCACTGGCTCCCGTCACATTCGGTACATCCTTAATGGTCACTGCTATCGGTGTGGGTgttgctgcaggtggaggtatcgCAGGGGCATCGGCTTCTATTTTAAATATTGTAAACACGAAAAGGAAATGCAGCGAAGCAGAAGACATTGTGAAGACAGTAGATGGAAAGCTGAAAACATTTGAAACTGTTTGTAAAAAACAGCATTCATTAATAAAGGCTCTAGAGGCTATGGAAAACACAGGAGAGATTGCTGATGCCCTCAGGTCGGGGGGGAGAGTTGCATTGGTTGGATTAGAGCTTGGCAGACTAGCGCAGCTGGAGAAGTTGTCAGCAGTAGCAGCTAGCGGGGCACAGTTAGCAGCTCGGGGGGTGAAGGTAGTTACAGCTGTTACAGTGGGTTTTGCAGCACTGTTTATGTTCATTGACGCTGTTTTTCTTGTGAAGGGAATACAGGAGTTAGAGAATGACACCAAGACAAAGGAGGCTACAGAGATAAGGAAATATGTTGAGGCCTTTCAAAAATTACATCAAGATTTGAAAGGGGTTGCTGAAAAAATTGCTGTCATAGAATGCATCTAA